The window AGATCGACCGCGTGAAGTCCGAGGCCCTGCTGGCGCTGTCGCAAAAGATGAACGAGGCCTATCCCTTTACCCGGACCTTCATGATCTCGGCCGAGCGTGGCCACGGCACCAAGGATCTGGCGCAATGGCTGGCCGCCGAACTGCCCGCCGGTCCCTGGCTTTATCCCGAGGATCAGATTGCCGATCTGCCCATGCGCATGATCGCCGCCGAAATCACCCGCGAAAAGCTGACCCTGCGCCTGCACGAGGAAATCCCCTATCAGTTGACGGTCGAGACCGAAAACTGGGAGGACCGCAAGGACGGCTCGGCCCGTGTCGATCAGCTGATCTATGTCGCCCGCCCCGGCCATAAGGGCATCGTGCTGGGCAAGGGCGGCGAGACGATCAAGGCCGTCAGCACCGCCGCCCGTGCCGAGTTGGAGGAATTCACCGGCACCAAGATCCACCTGTTCCTGCAGGTCAAGGTACGCGAGAACTGGCTGGACGAAGCCGAACGGTTCCGTGAAATGGGCCTGGATTTCCGCGACGGCGATGCCTGAGGCGCGTCTGGCAACCGGCATCTGGGTTGCCGCCTATCTGGCGCGTCTGGGGCAGGCCAATATTCCGGCTTATGTCGTGGCGCATGGCGACGACACCGCCGGTGCGGTTCTGGTCAAATGCGCGCGGCTGGACGGCACCGCGCAACTTTGGGCGCGCGAATGGGATTTCGAGACCGATACCCGTGACTGGCGCATGACCGAAGAGGGCAGCGAACGTGACATCGACGCATCCGCCCATCGTCAGCGCGGCTTCGATCCCGATCTGTGGATCATCGAGGTCGAAAGCCGTGATGGACAGGTTTTGCTGGGCGAAGAGGGCCTGTAACGGGCCAAGGCGCAGAAAAACGCGCGGACCAAGCTAAATAGCCTGTCTGATCGGACAGGATTTTCAGGGTCGCGCTATCCTTGGAATCGGAACCCGGCTAATCAACAAGAGCCTTCGGTGTTTGGCAGCGTGTCGTCTGTTTTTAGTTCGTTTTTGTTTTGATGGATCCAGAGTTTTGCGATTCCTCAGTGAAGCCACGCGTCGTTCGATCCTGAACGACCCCACCGAAGGCCCTTCATCCGCCCTTGATGCACTGCAGGACCTGCTGTTCGACGGTCCGGGTGACTGTCATGTTCTGGTCGATGCCTCGCATCATCCGCAACTGGCCGATATGATCACGACAACAGCGGCGCGGGCATCCTGTCTTTACAACGGCGAGGCTGCGGCAAAATGGGGCCATGTCGCGCCATGGCTGCTGACCGTGACGCCGGACGAACAGATCCTGCGTCGGCTTTTGCGGCGCGGCAAGGCGGAATGGATGCTATGGGATCGCGCGCCTGCGGTGTTCTTGCGCAGCGCCTCGGATCACCAACAACTGGTCCAGCACTTCCGCCGTTTCGTCAAACGCCGCAACGAGGCAGGCGATTGGCTGTTCTTTCGGTTTCAGGACCCGATGGTCCTGTCCCGATACCTGACCGAGATTGCCGACTGGCCCCAGCGGCTGAACGATATCTTTCTGCCCCGGAACGGCCAGCCGATCACGCGCATCGTCACCCCTGATCCGGCAGCCAACAGCGTCACGATCTTTGAGCCCAGACTGGATGCCAAGGAACTGCACGATCCGCCCTCGCCCGCCGCACCCGGCACTTTGACCGCGCGCGAACAGGCGATCTTTGCGGGCTCGGCGCGCGCAAAGGCCAGGCGGCAGATTGCAGACTGGCTGCTGCGTCTGGACGAGCCGCGCTTTGGCAGGATGGGGCCGGAGGCGCGGCTTGCCCTGACCGATCATGCGCTGTCCGAGGCCAGGCGTTTCAACATGCGGTTCGCCGAAGAGGTCTGCTGGCTGCTTTACGCGATGAGCTATTTCGGCAGCTGGTGTTTCCACTCGGCGCGATACGGCGATCTGATCGCAGCCGCGTCAGCCGACGGCCAGCGCGGCCTGAAACTGTCGAAAGCCATCAGGCGGCAGGCAAAGCTGCAGTTTGGCGATGCGGGTGAATGGCAGGACGGCATTCGCCAGACCCGCGCGCGGGTGCTTGATCTCTACAAGGCGCGCGGATGGAATGGTCTTGACCGCCACGCCGCGACAGCCGTGATCCTGCCCGATGGCCGCGCCAACCCCGAGGCGGCCAGCATCGAGAAGATGTTGGACCAGCAGGACGATAGCTGCATCGCGGCAAATCTGAGGACAGAGCCCGCGCTGGCGGCGGCGCGGATCCTTGCCAATGACCTTGGGCTGAACTTTATCAGCGATCCGCTGCGCCCCGAATTCGCCGGGATCATCGCCCGCGCCGGGTCCACCGAACAGGGCCTGCGCCAGATTTTCGAACATGCCCTCTTTGGCGAACAGCGCGAGGCCGCGAAAGGCAATGACGACGACTATTGGCAGATACCCCGCAACGCCGCGGCAGCAGAAATGACCTCATCATGAGCGATACGCCCCCGAGCGCCGGTGAAGGTCTGCCCGTCCAGCCGGACCTGTCCCTGCCCTCGCAGCCAAGGATAAATCTGCCCTCCAGCCCGCCCCTGCCCGAGCTGCCCGAAGATCCGCCAGCCACATCGCTGGCCGATTGCGCGCCCTGTTGCGGGTTTTCGGCGTCCACGAGGTTCAGTTCGATCGCCGATGATGTCTATTTCTCGAACCCGATCGACTATTGGGCGATGGAAAACAGAGGTCATATCAGCGTCGCGGAACCCGCCGCCCCCAATGCTGTGGTCGTCAAGAAAACCGTCAGTCTGACCTATCAGATGGGGGCAAATGCGACCGATCATAGTGCGAGGATACTGACAGAACTGTCGGATGCTTTCAGTGAATGGGAACGCGTCGCGTCCTCTGCGCGCGTTCGCGTGAAAATGATTGGTTGCCCGGACAAGGATCTGCGCATCCTGCTGCAACACGAGATCGTTCCAAGTGGTGGTGACATCATTATTCGCGTCGACAACACGCCCGTTCCGCCAGATCCGAACGACGAACTTCGAAGCTATGTCGATGGGGGGACGGATATGACCCACTATCTGAACGGCGGCGACAGCTGGGTCATGGTGCACGAGATCGGTCATACGATCGGGTTGGGCGATGAATACCTTTATGAAAGCCCATCGACGACAGAGCCGGTGATCACCGTTTACGGGCATGATATGAATGATTTTGTCCTCACCATACCTTATGCTGGACAACATCCTGTCGATCCTGCCGCGCCTGCGGGAAAAGCGCCTTTGCATTTCTTTGAAAACCCGACAGTGATGGGCCAATACGGAAACATGACCTTTCGGACATACATGTATTACTGGGTCGCTTATGAAACCTCGCAGGCTTTGGCCTCTGACGGCCGATTGAACGGTGTCTATATTGTTTAAGATCAAAATCGCGGCGTTGCTGTACTTCATCGCCATGTCTCAATCGGGAGAAGCGAGCATGTTCGCAGATTGCAAGGTGGCGCCCCAGGTCATGGCGCGGCAAGAACAGGCCGGGCTGCGGTTCGAACTGGTTTCCGTCCCGCGTGTCTGCGTCGATGACAGCGACCCAAGCGATATCTATGAGCAGGCCGCGACACTGCGCGTCACCAATGCCTCAAGTTCCGCCCAAAGCCTGTCTTTCAAAGGTGGCTCTGCCGGTCATTTCACCTTTGGTGTCTCGGGCTATGCCCCCGCCGAGTTGCCCGAGCGCGTTGCAAATATCTCGTACGGACCGCTGAACCCGTCCAAACGCACGCAAGAGCGGCTGGACCTTGATCCCGGCCAAAGCGGTATCATCACCGGGCGCAGCACCTATATCCTGAAAATCATCGACGCCGCGCGGCGCGACATGGCTGCATTGGGGCAACCGCGCGATGACAGCGATGTCGTGGATTACCGGGTGGATTACGGCTATCGGGTGCAAAACCGCGATGGCCAAAGCGTCGAGGGCGCGTTTTCGCAGCCGCTTGCGATCTGGATTAAACGCCGACCACCTGCGCGGCAGGACTGATCCCGGCGGTCGCCGCGGCCTCTGGCGCCCGCTGCATTTGCAGCTTATGCAAATCACATGAAAGCGATCCCCGATCCCAACAGTGATTCGCCGCGCGGACTGGCCTTTGCCATCGGCGCCTATGTGCTGTGGGGCTTTCTGCCGATCTATATGAAGTCGCTGGCGGCGCTTGGCCCGTTCGAGATCATCGCCCATCGGATCATCTGGTCGCTGCCGGTCGCTGCCGTCGTGCTGCTATGGCAGCACCGCAGCGCCGAGGTGCTGACCGCGTTGCGCACGCCGCGCCTCTTGGCAATGGCTGCGCTGACCGCCTGCCTGATCACCGCCAACTGGCTGATCTATGTCTGGGCCGTCATCAATGACCGGGCGATCGAGGCCGCCCTGGGCTATTACATCAACCCGCTGTTCAGCATCTTTCTGGGCGCGGTTTTGCTGGGCGAACGGCTGAACCGCATGCAAAAACTGGCGGTCGCGCTGGCCGCGCTGGCAGTGATCATCCTGACGCTGGATGCCGGCAAGCTGCCGCTGGTGGCAATTGGCCTGACCTTTTCCTGGGGCATCTACGCCTATTGCAAGAAAAGCCTGCCGCTTGGGCCGAACCAGGGCTTTACCCTTGAAGTGCTGATGCTGACGCCGCTTGCGCTTGGCTATGTCATCTGGCTGCAAGCGTCGGGCCAAGGCCACTTTACCGAAAGCAGCACCACCATGCTGTTGCTGCTGGGCTGCGGTCCGGTCACGGCAATCCCGCTGATGCTGTATGCCAACGGGGCCAAGCTGGTGCGCCTGTCGACCATCGGCGTGCTGCAATATATCGCGCCGACCATGATCTTTCTGACAGCGGTCTTTGTCTTTGGAGAGCCCTTCGGCGGCGCCCAACTGATCGCCTTTCCGCTGATCTGGATGGCGTTGATCATCTA is drawn from Paracoccus tegillarcae and contains these coding sequences:
- a CDS encoding DUF4123 domain-containing protein, whose translation is MRFLSEATRRSILNDPTEGPSSALDALQDLLFDGPGDCHVLVDASHHPQLADMITTTAARASCLYNGEAAAKWGHVAPWLLTVTPDEQILRRLLRRGKAEWMLWDRAPAVFLRSASDHQQLVQHFRRFVKRRNEAGDWLFFRFQDPMVLSRYLTEIADWPQRLNDIFLPRNGQPITRIVTPDPAANSVTIFEPRLDAKELHDPPSPAAPGTLTAREQAIFAGSARAKARRQIADWLLRLDEPRFGRMGPEARLALTDHALSEARRFNMRFAEEVCWLLYAMSYFGSWCFHSARYGDLIAAASADGQRGLKLSKAIRRQAKLQFGDAGEWQDGIRQTRARVLDLYKARGWNGLDRHAATAVILPDGRANPEAASIEKMLDQQDDSCIAANLRTEPALAAARILANDLGLNFISDPLRPEFAGIIARAGSTEQGLRQIFEHALFGEQREAAKGNDDDYWQIPRNAAAAEMTSS
- the era gene encoding GTPase Era: MTDTPQTRAGFVALIGEPNAGKSTLLNRMVGAKVSIVTHKVQTTRARIRGIAIEDASQIVFVDTPGIFRPRRRLDRSMVAAAWGGASDADIVLLLVEAHRGLTNGTQAIIDALKAQQVRGPVALIINKIDRVKSEALLALSQKMNEAYPFTRTFMISAERGHGTKDLAQWLAAELPAGPWLYPEDQIADLPMRMIAAEITREKLTLRLHEEIPYQLTVETENWEDRKDGSARVDQLIYVARPGHKGIVLGKGGETIKAVSTAARAELEEFTGTKIHLFLQVKVRENWLDEAERFREMGLDFRDGDA
- a CDS encoding DUF1491 family protein — encoded protein: MPEARLATGIWVAAYLARLGQANIPAYVVAHGDDTAGAVLVKCARLDGTAQLWAREWDFETDTRDWRMTEEGSERDIDASAHRQRGFDPDLWIIEVESRDGQVLLGEEGL
- the rarD gene encoding EamA family transporter RarD, translating into MKAIPDPNSDSPRGLAFAIGAYVLWGFLPIYMKSLAALGPFEIIAHRIIWSLPVAAVVLLWQHRSAEVLTALRTPRLLAMAALTACLITANWLIYVWAVINDRAIEAALGYYINPLFSIFLGAVLLGERLNRMQKLAVALAALAVIILTLDAGKLPLVAIGLTFSWGIYAYCKKSLPLGPNQGFTLEVLMLTPLALGYVIWLQASGQGHFTESSTTMLLLLGCGPVTAIPLMLYANGAKLVRLSTIGVLQYIAPTMIFLTAVFVFGEPFGGAQLIAFPLIWMALIIYSITLIREAGRRRKSRRDLASHRAQ